In Citrus sinensis cultivar Valencia sweet orange chromosome 4, DVS_A1.0, whole genome shotgun sequence, one DNA window encodes the following:
- the LOC102628851 gene encoding uncharacterized protein LOC102628851 translates to MDSISSVSPSVVLPPSTINPFRTRRRQIFLPPGTFNNRLSCSFNSSRRFRHVYCRVSDGAQDRDGDGDDDDGSEEAERALHLDGTIPGSSNEFVKRVSSRAYDMRRHLQQTFDSSSYDVLEANPWREDSKPVYILTHRENQLCTMKTRRNRSEVERELRLLFSKGRKRRPEIGEQAKQSGGGTKFQMLVEDIREGVLVFEDVNEAARYCDLLQGGGQGCEGVAEIEASSVFDLCRKMRALAVLFRKGRTPPLPQSLELNLRARKRSLEDQEELM, encoded by the exons ATGGACTCAATCTCATCAGTTTCTCCGTCAGTAGTTCTCCCTCCCAGTACTATCAACCCCTTCCGTACCCGGCGGCGACAGATTTTTCTCCCTCCGGGCACTTTCAATAATCGTCTTTCTTGTAGTTTCAACTCTTCAAGGAGATTCCGACACGTGTACTGTAGAGTGAGCGATGGTGCTCAAGATCGtgatggtgatggtgatgatgatgatggaagCGAAGAAGCGGAGAGAGCGCTTCACTTGGACGGCACCATTCCAGGGAGTTCTAATGAGTTCGTAAAGCGAGTTTCTTCTCGTGCTTATGATATGCGCAGGCATCTTCAGCAAACTTTCGATAGCAGCAGCTATGATG TGTTGGAGGCAAACCCATGGAGAGAAGATTCAAAGCCTGTATATATACTAACTCACCGGGAAAACCAGTTGTGCACCATGAAAACTCGAAGGAATCGCAG TGAGGTTGAAAGGGAGCTTAGGTTATTGTTTTCTAAAGGAAGAAAGCGGAGGCCTGAAATTGGAGAGCAGGCTAAACAGTCTGGTGGTGGGACAAAGTTCCAGATGCTTGTGGAGGATATTAGAGAGGGAGTGCTT GTATTCGAAGATGTGAACGAAGCTGCAAGATACTGTGACTTGCTGCAAGGAGGAGGTCAAGGATGTGAAGGTGTTGCAGAGATTGAAGCCTCATCC GTGTTTGACTTATGCAGAAAAATGAGGGCCCTTGCAGTTTTGTTCCGCAAAGGAAGGACACCCCCTCTACCTCAGAGCCTTGAGCTCAATCTGAGGGCACGGAAAAGGTCACTTGAAGACCAAGAGGAGTTGATGTGA
- the LOC102629399 gene encoding transmembrane emp24 domain-containing protein p24delta9: protein MIRLTLTLVLVIGILSSTSQSLRFEIQSAHTKCIAEDIKSNSMTVGKYNVVNPNDGHPLPESHKLTVRVTSAYGNSYHYADRVDSGQFAFTAAEAGDYMACFWAVDHSPQTTVTIDFDWRTGVQAKDWSNVAKKGSVDVMELELKKLYDTVSSIHQEMFYLREREEEMQELNRVTNSRMAWFSGFSLFICIAVAGMQLWHLKTFFEKKKLI, encoded by the exons ATGATCAGATTAACGCTGACTCTTGTTTTAGTCATCGGGATTTTATCCTCGACTTCGCAATCACTCCGTTTCGAGATACAATCGGCCCACACTAAATGCATCGCCGAAGACATCAAAAGCAACTCCATGACCGTCGGGAAGTATAACGTCGTCAACCCTAACGACGGCCACCCCTTGCCCGAATCACATAAACTCACCGTCAGG GTGACGTCGGCTTACGGTAATAGTTATCATTACGCGGACCGAGTTGACTCGGGCCAGTTTGCGTTTACGGCTGCCGAGGCTGGCGATTACATGGCTTGTTTTTGGGCCGTTGATCATAGCCCGCAAACAACGGTGACGATTGATTTTGATTGGAGGACTGGTGTGCAAGCTAAGGACTGGTCTAACGTTGCAAAGAAAGGTTCTGTTGAC GTCATGGAATTAGAGCTGAAGAAGTTGTATGATACTGTTAGTTCTATTCACCAGGAGATGTTTTATCTCCGTGAAAG agaagaagaaatgcaGGAGCTGAACCGTGTTACTAACTCCAGAATGGCCTGGTTTAGTGGGTTTTCGCTGTTTATATGCATTGCTGTTGCTGGCATGCAACTATGGCACTTGAAAACATTCTTTGAGAAAAAGAAGCTTATATAA
- the LOC102629688 gene encoding rhamnogalacturonan I rhamnosyltransferase 1 isoform X1, whose translation MEVRSENVQVRCDKLQAPGIPRTRLQVWFIRVCSSILLWTCLVQLVAVGELWHPNFFPNITNKVPWITLVPRHVDAVVQSPPPLVPPRNYTSNGFLKVSCNGGLNQMRAAICDMVTVAQLLNLTLVVPELDKTSFWADPSNFEDIFNVRHFIDSLRDEVRIVRRLPKKYSRKYGYSPMEMPPVSWSNEKYYLQQILPHFSKHKVLHFNRTDTRLANNGIPFDLQKLRCRVNFQGLKFTPKIETLGYELVRILQEKGPFVALHLRYEMDMLAFSGCTHGCSMGEAEELKRLRYAYPWWREKEIVSEERRSQGLCPLTPEEAALVLQALGIDKDAHIYIAAGEIYGGEKRLAALRAAFPRIVRKEMLLDPAELQLFQNHSSQMAALDFMVSTASDIFIPTYDGNMAKVVEGHRRYLGFKKSILLDRKILVGLLDMHHNGTLSFNEFTVAVRLAHKKRMGQPTRRRVIADKPKEEDYFYANPQECFCEGTNCADLPGYGNLSGIKGAKVSDLLS comes from the exons ATGGAAGTTAGATCTGAGAATGTACAGGTGAGATGCGACAAGTTGCAAGCGCCAGGGATTCCTCGGACACGTTTACAAGTTTGGTTCATAAGGGTATGCTCGAGCATACTGTTATGGACTTGTTTGGTTCAGTTAGTGGCCGTTGGAGAGCTTTGGCATCCCAATTTTTTCCCCAATATAACAAACAAAGTTCCTTGGATTACGCTAGTTCCTCGCCATGTGGACGCCGTTGTTCAATCTCCCCCTCCTCTTGTTCCCCCTA GAAATTATACTAGTAATGGTTTCCTTAAAGTGTCCTGCAATGGGGGTTTGAATCAAATGCGAGCTGCA atatgtGATATGGTGACTGTTGCACAACTTTTAAATCTCACTTTGGTTGTTCCTGAGCTTGATAAGACATCATTCTGGGCTGACCCTAG TAATTTTGAGGATATCTTCAATGTGAGACATTTCATTGATTCCCTAAGGGATGAAGTTCGAATAGTCAGAAGGCTGCCAAAGAAGTATAGTAGGAAATACGGATACAGTCCCATGGAGATGCCACCTGTTAGCTggtcaaatgaaaaatactaTTTGCAACAG ATTCTGCCACATTTTAGCAAGCACAAGGTGTTGCACTTCAACAGAACAGATACGCGTCTGGCAAACAATGGGATACCATTTGATCTTCAAAAACTAAGGTGCCGCGTAAATTTCCAAGGACTGAAATTTACTCCTAAGATTGAGACTCTGGGATACGAATTGGTTCGTATACTTCAAGAAAAGGGACCTTTTGTGGCTTTGCATCTGAGATATGAGATGGACATGTTGGCTTTCTCAGGTTGTACACATGGCTGCTCCATGGGAGAAGCAGAGGAACTGAAGCGGTTGAG ATATGCATACCCATGgtggagagagaaagaaatagTTTCAGAGGAGAGGAGATCACAAGGTCTCTGTCCTTTGACTCCAGAGGAGgctgcactagttttgcaagCATTGGGTATCGATAAGGATGCACATATCTATATTGCAGCTGGTGAGATTTATGGCGGGGAAAAGAGACTTGCAGCACTAAGAGCTGCATTTCCACGGATT GTGAGAAAAGAAATGCTGTTAGATCCGGCAGAACTACAACTGTTTCAGAATCATTCATCTCAAATGGCAGCCCTGGATTTTATGGTTTCTACTGCTAGTGATATTTTCATTCCTACATATGATGGGAACATGGCAAAAGTTGTGGAGGGTCACCGCAG GTATCTTGGGTTCAAAAAGTCCATATTATTAGATCGGAAAATACTGGTAGGGCTGCTGGATATGCATCACAATGGTactctttcttttaatgaatttacAGTTGCTGTTCGGCTAGCACACAAGAAAAGGATGGGACAGCCAACACGTCGAAGGGTAATTGCGGACAAACCCAAGGAGGAAGATTATTTCTATGCAAATCCTCAGGAGTGCTTTTGTGAGGGAACAAATTGTGCTGACTTGCCAGGTTATGGTAACTTGAGTGGTATAAAGGGAGCTAAAGTTTCAGATTTACTGTCCTGA
- the LOC102629111 gene encoding integrin-linked protein kinase 1, whose translation MSSGNSSPGDSTTPCKGGATSSADKQKEKARVSRTSLILWHAHQNDAAAVRKLLEEDQSLVHARDYDNRTPLHVASLHGWIDVAKCLIEYGADVNAQDRWKNTPLADAEGAKKFNMMELLNAHGGLSYGQNGSHFEPKPVPPPLPNKCDWEIDPSELDFSSSAIIGKGSFGEILKAYWRGTPVAIKRILPSLSDDRLVIQDFRHEVNLLVKLRHPNIVQFLGAVTERKPLMLITEYLRGGDLHKYLKEKGALSPSTAVNFALDIARGMAYLHNEPNVIIHRDLKPRNVLLVNSSADHLKVGDFGLSKLIKVQNSHDVYKMTGETGSYRYMAPEVFKHRKYDKKVDVFSFAMILYEMLEGEPPLANYEPYEAAKYVAEGHRPFFRAKGFTPELRELTEKCWAADMNQRPSFLDILKRLEKIKETLPTDHHWNIFNA comes from the exons ATGAGTTCGGGTAATTCCTCTCCTGGCGATTCCACGACGCCCTGTAAGGGAGGCGCCACGTCCTCAGCCGACAAGCAGAAGGAGAAGGCGAGAGTGAGCAGGACGTCTCTGATACTCTGGCACGCTCACCAAAACGACGCCGCTGCCGTCCGCAAGCTCCTCGAGGAAGATCAGTCTCTTGTCCACGCCAGGGACTACGACAATCGGACCCCGCTCCACGTCGCGTCCCTCCATGGCTGGATCGACGTGGCCAAATGCCTGATCGAGTACGGCGCTGACGTCAACGCTCAGGATCGCTGGAAAAATACG CCGCTAGCTGATGCCGAAGGAGCTAAGAAATTCAACATGATGGAGCTTTTGAATGCTCATGGTGGCCTGTCTTAT GGTCAAAATGGAAGTCACTTTGAACCAAAGCCAGTCCCTCCCCCTCTGCCAAACAAGTGTGACTGGGAAATTGACCCTTCTGAGCTGGACTTCTCAAGCTCGGCAATTATTGGGAAG GGGTCTTTCGGTGAGATTTTAAAAGCCTATTGGCGAGGAACACCAGTTGCTATCAAACGCATACTTCCGTCACTTTCAGATGATAGATTGGTGAT TCAGGACTTCAGGCATGAGGTCAATTTGCTGGTGAAACTTCGCCATCCTAATATAGTCCAATTCCTGGGAGCGGTCACCGAGAGGAAGCCCCTTATGTTAATTACCGAGTATTTACGAGGG GGTGATCTTCATAAGTATCTCAAGGAAAAGGGTGCACTTAGTCCTTCAACAGCTGTTAACTTTGCACTGGACATTGCCAG AGGCATGGCTTATCTTCACAATGAACCAAATGTCATAATTCATCGAGACCTGAAGCCAAG GAATGTTCTTCTGGTCAACTCAAGTGCTGACCACTTGAAAGTTGGAGATTTTGGACTAAGCAAGCTCATCAAGGTTCAGAATTCTCATGATGTGTACAAAATGACTGGGGAGACTGGGAGTT accGGTATATGGCTCCTGAGGTCTTCAAGCACCGGAAATACGACAAGAAGGTTGATGTTTTCTCTTTTGCAATGATACTCTATGAG ATGCTTGAAGGAGAACCACCACTTGCAAATTACGAGCCTTATGAAGCAGCAAAATATGTGGCAGAGGGACATAGGCCTTTTTTCCGTGCAAAAGGATTTACACCTGAATTGAGAGA GTTAACAGAGAAGTGCTGGGCTGCTGACATGAACCAAAGACCTTCATTCTTGGATATTCTCAAGAGGCTTGAAAAGATCAAGGAAACTTTACCAACAGATCATCATTGGAACATATTCAATGCATAG
- the LOC102629688 gene encoding rhamnogalacturonan I rhamnosyltransferase 1 isoform X2: MEVRSENVQVRCDKLQAPGIPRTRLQVWFIRVCSSILLWTCLVQLVAVGELWHPNFFPNITNKVPWITLVPRHVDAVVQSPPPLVPPRNYTSNGFLKVSCNGGLNQMRAAICDMVTVAQLLNLTLVVPELDKTSFWADPSNFEDIFNVRHFIDSLRDEVRIVRRLPKKYSRKYGYSPMEMPPVSWSNEKYYLQQILPHFSKHKVLHFNRTDTRLANNGIPFDLQKLRCRVNFQGLKFTPKIETLGYELVRILQEKGPFVALHLRYEMDMLAFSGCTHGCSMGEAEELKRLRYAYPWWREKEIVSEERRSQGLCPLTPEEAALVLQALGIDKDAHIYIAAGEIYGGEKRLAALRAAFPRIVRKEMLLDPAELQLFQNHSSQMAALDFMVSTASDIFIPTYDGNMAKVVEGHRRYACQLMRTKECKSISNDKIIEATPNLVSYSCCSASTQEKDGTANTSKGNCGQTQGGRLFLCKSSGVLL; encoded by the exons ATGGAAGTTAGATCTGAGAATGTACAGGTGAGATGCGACAAGTTGCAAGCGCCAGGGATTCCTCGGACACGTTTACAAGTTTGGTTCATAAGGGTATGCTCGAGCATACTGTTATGGACTTGTTTGGTTCAGTTAGTGGCCGTTGGAGAGCTTTGGCATCCCAATTTTTTCCCCAATATAACAAACAAAGTTCCTTGGATTACGCTAGTTCCTCGCCATGTGGACGCCGTTGTTCAATCTCCCCCTCCTCTTGTTCCCCCTA GAAATTATACTAGTAATGGTTTCCTTAAAGTGTCCTGCAATGGGGGTTTGAATCAAATGCGAGCTGCA atatgtGATATGGTGACTGTTGCACAACTTTTAAATCTCACTTTGGTTGTTCCTGAGCTTGATAAGACATCATTCTGGGCTGACCCTAG TAATTTTGAGGATATCTTCAATGTGAGACATTTCATTGATTCCCTAAGGGATGAAGTTCGAATAGTCAGAAGGCTGCCAAAGAAGTATAGTAGGAAATACGGATACAGTCCCATGGAGATGCCACCTGTTAGCTggtcaaatgaaaaatactaTTTGCAACAG ATTCTGCCACATTTTAGCAAGCACAAGGTGTTGCACTTCAACAGAACAGATACGCGTCTGGCAAACAATGGGATACCATTTGATCTTCAAAAACTAAGGTGCCGCGTAAATTTCCAAGGACTGAAATTTACTCCTAAGATTGAGACTCTGGGATACGAATTGGTTCGTATACTTCAAGAAAAGGGACCTTTTGTGGCTTTGCATCTGAGATATGAGATGGACATGTTGGCTTTCTCAGGTTGTACACATGGCTGCTCCATGGGAGAAGCAGAGGAACTGAAGCGGTTGAG ATATGCATACCCATGgtggagagagaaagaaatagTTTCAGAGGAGAGGAGATCACAAGGTCTCTGTCCTTTGACTCCAGAGGAGgctgcactagttttgcaagCATTGGGTATCGATAAGGATGCACATATCTATATTGCAGCTGGTGAGATTTATGGCGGGGAAAAGAGACTTGCAGCACTAAGAGCTGCATTTCCACGGATT GTGAGAAAAGAAATGCTGTTAGATCCGGCAGAACTACAACTGTTTCAGAATCATTCATCTCAAATGGCAGCCCTGGATTTTATGGTTTCTACTGCTAGTGATATTTTCATTCCTACATATGATGGGAACATGGCAAAAGTTGTGGAGGGTCACCGCAGGTATGCATGTCAACTCATGAGAACCAAAGAATGCAAATCAATATCCAATGATAAGATAATTGAAGCTACTCCTAACTTGGTCTCATACAG TTGCTGTTCGGCTAGCACACAAGAAAAGGATGGGACAGCCAACACGTCGAAGGGTAATTGCGGACAAACCCAAGGAGGAAGATTATTTCTATGCAAATCCTCAGGAGTGCTTTTGTGA
- the LOC102628554 gene encoding vesicle transport v-SNARE 12 has protein sequence MSEVFEGYERQYCELSTNLSRKCSSASLLPDGDQKKEKYSEIQSGLDDADALIRKMDLEARSLQPNVKAMLLAKLREYKSDLNKLKREFKRISSSDAHEELLESGKADPNVVSGEQRERLAMSVERINQSGERIRESRRVMLETEELGISIVEDLNQQRETLLNSRNKLHGVDDAISKSKKVLSSMSRRMTRNKWIVGSIIVALVIAIIFILFYKLSHH, from the exons ATGAGTGAGGTCTTCGAAGGATACGAGCGTCAGTACTGCGAGCTCTCAACAAATCTCTCCAGAAAATGCAGCTCAGCTTCTCTTCTACCAGATGGAG AtcagaagaaagaaaagtattcCGAGATACAATCTGGACTGGATGACGCTGACGCTTTG ATTCGTAAAATGGATTTGGAGGCAAGAAGTTTGCAGCCGAATGTAAAGGCTATGCTGCTTGCTAAATTAAGAGAATACAAGTCAGATTTGAATAAGTTGAAGAGAGAGTTTAAAAGAATTTCGTCATCCGACGCTCACGAAGAGTTGCTGGAGTCTGGAAAAGCCGATCCAAATGTG GTTTCTGGGGAGCAGAGAGAAAGATTGGCCATGTCAGTTGAGAGAATAAATCAGTCAGGTGAAAGAATTAGGGAGAGTAGAAGAGTCATGCTAGAGACAGAGGAGCTTGGTATCTCAATTGTGGAAGATCTGAATCAACAGCGTGAAACTCTGTTAAATTCTCGTAACAAG CTTCATGGGGTGGATGATGCCATAAGCAAGAGTAAAAAGGTTTTATCTTCCATGTCACGGAGAATGACCAGGAACAAATGGATCGTTGGCTCAATAATTGTAGCTCTTGTCATTGCCATAATCTTTATCCTCTTTTATAAGCTTTCACATCACTAG
- the LOC102627469 gene encoding ARF guanine-nucleotide exchange factor GNOM — protein MGRLKLQSGIKAIEEEPEEYDATYSNKATLSCMINSEVGAVLAVMRRNRSVRWGGQYMSGDDQLEHSLIQSLKTLRKQIFSWQHPWHTINPAAYLQPFLDVIRSDETGAPITSIALSSVYKILSLDVIDQNSINVEEAMHLVVDAVTSCRFEVTDPASEEVVLMKILQVLLACMKSKASIVLSNQHVCTIVNTCFRIVHQAGNKGELSQRIARHTMHELVRCIFSHLPDVDNSEHALVNGVTAVKQEIGGLDTDYAFGGKQLENGNGGSEYEGQQSFANLVSPSGVVATMMEENMNGSSTGKDSVSYDLHLMTEPYGVPCMVEIFHFLCSLLNISEHMTMGPRSNTIALDEDVPLFALRLINSAIELGGPAIRRHPRLLSLIQDELFRNLMQFGLSMSPLILSMVCSIVLNLYHHLRTELKLQLEAFFSCVILRLAQSRHGASYQQQEVAMEALVDFCRQKTFMVEMYANLDCDITCSNVFEDLANLLSKSAFPVNCPLSAMHILALDGLIAVIQGMAERIGNASVSSEQSPVTLEEYTPFWMVKCDNYSDPNHWVPFVRRRKYIKRRLMIGADHFNRDPKKGLEFLQGTHLLPDKLDPQSVACFFRYTAGLDKNLVGDFLGNHDEFCVQVLHEFAGTFDFQDMNLDTALRLFLETFRLPGESQKIQRVLEAFSERYYEQSPQILANKDAALLLSYSLIMLNTDQHNVQVKKKMTEEDFIRNNRHINGGNDLPREFLSELYHSICKNEIRTTPEQGVGFPEMTPSRWIDLMHKSKKTAPFIVADSKAYLDHDMFAIMSGPTIAAISVVFEHAEHEEVYQTCIDGFLAVAKISACHHLEDVLDDLVVSLCKFTTLLNPAAVEEPVLAFGDDTKARMATVSVFTIANRYGDFIRTGWRNILDCILRLHKLGLLPARVASDAADESELSADPSQGKPITNSLSSAHMPSIGTPRRSSGLMGRFSQLLSLDTEEPRSQPTEQQLAAHQRTLQTIQKCHIDSIFTESKFLQAESLLQLARALIWAAGRPQKGNSSPEDEDTAVFCLELLIAITLNNRDRIVLLWQGVYEHIANIVQSTVMPCALVEKAVFGLLRICQRLLPYKENLADELLRSLQLVLKLDARVADAYCEQITQEVSRLVKANATHIRSQMGWRTITSLLSITARHPEASEVGFEALLFIMSDGTHLLPANYVLCIDSARQFAESRVGQAERSVRALELMSGSVDCLARWGREAKESMGEDEVAKLSQDIGEMWLRLVQALRKVCLDQREDVRNHALLSLQKCLTGVDGIHLPHGLWLQCFDMVIFTMLDDLLEIAQGHSQKDYRNMEGTLILAMKLLSKVFLQLLHELSQLTTFCKLWLGVLSRMEKYMKVKVRGKKSEKLQEIVPELLKNTLLIMKTRGVLVQRSALGGDSLWELTWLHVNNIVPSLQSEVFPDQDSDQPQLKQSDNGGGLVSDEMGSIPSNESAASESAET, from the exons ATGGGGCGTTTAAAGTTACAATCTGGAATCAAAGCTATTGAGGAAGAACCCGAGGAGTATGATGCAACTTATTCAAACAAAGCTACTTTATCATGCATGATTAATTCAGAAGTAGGTGCCGTGTTGGCAGTGATGAGACGAAATAGAAGTGTAAGGTGGGGGGGTCAGTATATGTCAGGTGATGATCAGCTGGAGCATTCTTTGATCCAGTCTCTGAAGACATTACGGAAACAAATCTTCTCATGGCAGCATCCATGGCATACCATTAACCCTGCTGCATATCTCCAGCCGTTTCTAGATGTGATTCGATCGGATGAAACTGGTGCACCAATCACTAGTATTGCTTTGTCTTCCGTGTACAAGATTTTATCTCTTGACGTGATTGATCAAAACAGCATTAATGTTGAAGAGGCTATGCACTTGGTAGTAGATGCTGTGACTAGCTGCAGATTTGAAGTGACTGATCCTGCATCAGAGGAAGTGGTTCTGATGAAGATACTTCAGGTTCTTTTGGCTTGTATGAAAAGCAAAGCATCCATCGTGTTGAGTAATCAGCATGTTTGCACCATAGTAAACACTTGTTTCCGTATAGTTCATCAAGCTGGAAATAAGGGTGAGTTGTCACAAAGGATTGCTCGCCACACTATGCATGAACTTGTCAGGTGTATTTTTTCACACCTTCCAGATGTTGATAACTCAGAACATGCATTGGTTAATGGAGTTACTGCTGTCAAGCAGGAG ATTGGTGGGCTGGACACTGATTATGCTTTTGGGGGTAAACAATTGGAGAATGGCAATGGTGGTTCAGAATATGAGGGTCAACAATCCTTTGCAAATCTTGTCTCACCTTCAGGTGTTGTAGCAACTATGATGGAAGAAAATATGAATGGGTCTAGTACTGGAAAGGATTCTGTTTCTTATGACCTGCATCTCATGACAGAGCCATATGGAGTCCCTTGCATGGTGGAGATATTTCACTTCCTGTgttctttattaaatatttctgAGCATATGACAATGGGCCCAAGGTCTAATACCATAGCATTGGATGAAGATGTTCCTCTTTTTGCCTTGCGCTTGATTAACTCAGCAATAGAATTGGGTGGGCCTGCTATCCGGCGTCACCCAAGGTTATTGAGTTTGATTCAGGATGAACTGTTTCGTAACCTTATGCAATTTGGTTTGTCAATGAGCCCACTTATTCTTTCAATGGTATGTAGCATTGTTCTCAATCTGTATCACCATCTGCGTACTGAACTGAAACTACAGCTTGAGGCTTTCTTTTCCTGTGTGATCTTGCGGCTTGCACAAAGCAGACATGGGGCTTCATATCAGCAGCAGGAGGTTGCCATGGAGGCTCTTGTTGACTTCTGCAGGCAGAAAACTTTTATGGTGGAGATGTACGCTAACTTAGATTGTGACATAACCTGCAGTAATGTGTTTGAAGACCTAGCTAATTTGTTGTCAAAGAGTGCATTTCCAGTGAACTGCCCTTTGTCTGCAATGCATATTCTGGCTTTGGATGGTCTGATCGCTGTTATCCAGGGAATGGCTGAGAGAATAGGCAATGCATCTGTTAGTTCAGAGCAGAGCCCAGTCACTCTTGAAGAATATACCCCATTCTGGATGGTGAAGTGTGACAACTACAGTGATCCAAACCATTGGGTCCCATTTGTTCGCCGGAGGAAGTATATCAAGAGAAGATTGATGATTGGAGCTGATCATTTTAACCGTGACCCCAAGAAAGGGTTAGAATTTCTCCAAGGAACTCATCTTTTGCCCGACAAACTTGATCCCCAAAGTGTGGCTTGCTTTTTCAGGTACACTGCGGGGTTAGATAAGAATCTTGTTGGGGATTTTCTTGGAAATCATGATGAATTTTGTGTTCAGGTTCTTCATGAATTTGCTGGTACTTTTGATTTTCAAGACATGAATTTGGACACTGCCCTGCGGTTATTCTTGGAAACTTTTCGGTTGCCTGGAGAATCACAAAAGATACAAAGAGTGCTTGAGGCATTTTCTGAGAGATACTACGAGCAGTCACCTCAGATTCTAGCTAACAAGGATGCTGCACTTTTGTTATCCTATTCGCTTATAATGCTTAACACAGATCAGCATAATGTACAGgtgaagaaaaagatgacGGAAGAAGATTTTATCCGTAATAATAGGCACATCAATGGAGGCAATGATCTACCTCGAGAATTCCTGTCAGAGCTGTACCATTCAATTTGCAAGAATGAGATTCGCACAACTCCAGAACAAGGTGTTGGTTTCCCAGAGATGACCCCAAGCCGTTGGATTGATCTAATGCACAAGTCTAAGAAAACAGCTCCGTTTATTGTAGCTGATAGCAAAGCTTACCTTGACCATGATATGTTTGCCATAATGTCGGGCCCAACAATTGCTGCTATTTCTGTTGTATTTGAGCATGCAGAACATGAAGAAGTTTACCAGACATGTATTGATGGATTCTTAGCTGTTGCGAAAATTTCAGCTTGCCATCATCTGGAAGATGTGCTTGATGATCTCGTAGTGTCTTTGTGTAAGTTTACAACCCTTTTGAATCCAGCAGCTGTTGAGGAACCTGTGCTAGCCTTTGGTGATGACACAAAAGCCAGGATGGCAACTGTCTCTGTTTTTACCATTGCAAATAGATATGGGGATTTTATTCGCACAGGTTGGAGAAATATTCTGGATTGCATCTTAAGGTTACACAAGCTTGGTCTTCTTCCAGCTAGAGTGGCCAGTGATGCAGCTGATGAATCAGAGCTTTCTGCTGACCCTAGCCAAGGGAAGCCTATTACAAACTCTTTATCATCAGCACACATGCCATCTATTGGAACTCCAAGGAGATCTTCTGGGTTGATGGGCCGATTTAGTCAGCTTTTATCTCTTGACACCGAGGAGCCAAGATCACAGCCAACTGAACAACAACTTGCTGCTCATCAACGGACCCTTCAGACAATTCAAAAATGCCATATTGACAGCATCTTTACAGAGAGTAAGTTTTTGCAAGCTGAATCCTTATTACAACTTGCACGAGCGCTTATCTGGGCTGCTGGGCGACCCCAGAAAGGGAACAGTTCTCCGGAAGATGAAGACACTGCAGTTTTCTGCCTAGAATTGCTCATTGCAATTACCCTGAACAACCGGGATAGGATTGTGCTTCTTTGGCAGGGAGTTTATGAGCACATTGCTAATATTGTTCAGTCAACTGTAATGCCTTGTGCCTTGGTAGAAAAGGCTGTTTTTGGACTCCTCCGAATTTGCCAGCGACTGCTTCCATATAAAGAGAATCTGGCAGATGAACTTTTGAGGTCACTGCAACTTGTACTGAAGCTTGATGCTAGGGTTGCTGACGCATACTGTGAACAGATTACCCAGGAAGTCAGCCGCCTTGTGAAAGCCAATGCTACTCATATCAGATCCCAGATGGGTTGGCGCACTATTACATCCCTACTTTCCATCACAGCTCGACATCCAGAAGCTTCTGAAGTGGGATTCGAAGCGCTATTGTTCATTATGTCTGATGGAACCCACTTGTTACCTGCCAATTATGTTCTCTGCATAGATTCCGCAAGGCAGTTTGCGGAGTCTCGTGTTGGACAGGCAGAGCGGTCTGTCCGTGCACTAGAACTTATGTCTGGTTCCGTTGATTGTTTAGCAAGATGGGGTCGTGAGGCGAAGGAATCAATGGGAGAGGATGAAGTTGCCAAATTGTCTCAGGATATAGGGGAAATGTGGCTCAGGCTTGTGCAAGCATTGAGGAAAGTTTGTTTAGACCAGAGAGAAGATGTCAGAAACCATGCTCTTCTATCTTTGCAGAAATGCTTGACAGGGGTGGATGGAATTCATCTTCCACATGGTTTGTGGTTACAGTGTTTTGATATGGTAATCTTCACCATGCTTGATGACTTGCTTGAAATAGCTCAAGGTCACTCCCAAAAGGACTACCGGAATATGGAAGGCACGCTTATATTGGCCATGAAGCTCCTCTCAAAGGTGTTTTTACAGTTACTTCATGAACTCTCGCAGTTAACAACATTCTGCAAATTATGGCTGGGAGTCCTTAGCCGAATGGAAAAATATATGAAGGTGAAAGTCAGAGGGAAGAAAAGTGAAAAGCTTCAGGAAATAGTGCCAGAGCTTCTCAAGAATACTCTACTTATAATGAAGACAAGAGGAGTGCTTGTGCAAAGAAGTGCTTTAGGAGGAGATAGCTTGTGGGAACTTACATGGCTTCATGTGAATAACATTGTTCCATCTTTGCAATCTGAGGTGTTCCCTGATCAAGATAGTGATCAGCCACAGCTTAAGCAGAGTGATAATGGTGGAGGTTTGGTTTCTGATGAAATGGGTTCCATTCCTTCAAATGAATCAGCGGCTTCTGAAAGTGCTGAGACATGA